A window of Penaeus chinensis breed Huanghai No. 1 chromosome 9, ASM1920278v2, whole genome shotgun sequence genomic DNA:
TTTCGCCACGACGGGACGCCCTCGGAAGCCTTCCCACAACCCCGCGGGCGTGAGGCGGAGCCGCTCCTTCCAGGTGGGGACGACGCGGCTCGAGGACGAGTTCCCTCACCTGAAGGAATCTCTGTCTGGCCAGGTCGCCCGCTACGTCAAGGAGCTAGAGAAGGGCATCCAGATGACCGTCGAAAACATGATGCCCAAGAAGCCTCCCCTGCCCCCGGGGGAGACTCCCAGGGCGCTGGCGAGTCCCTCGAAGGATTCCTCCGTCTCGGGCAAGAGCCGAAGCCTCGGTCGGCGGCCGAAGGACAGGCCGGCGGGGTCCCCGAGCGACGCGAGCGACGGGTCGCGGCAGGAGTTGGAGGAGCGGTCGTCGTCGTCGTGCCCGCACTCGGAGCCGTCGTCGGGGCCGCGGCACTCCGACACCGCCTCGGACATCGTGCTCGACGCCCAGAGGATGGTGCCCGAAGGCGACGACTACAAGCTGGTGTTCATCAGCTCCGACTCGTCCAAGGACTCGGAGCTCAACTCGTCCATCGACTCCGACACCTCGGCCTCGCCCTCGCGCCGCGTGTCCAGCGCCAGCGCCGTCAACGACTCCGACACGGCCGGCTTCATCGACGAGAGCGACTGGGACTACTTCGAGTCCGAGTCGCAGgcggggaggaggcggaagggcgGCGGCGCCCCGAGGGTGACGGCGCCCGCGCGTGTCGATGCCTGCGTCATGACGGAGGCCGAGTACCTGAGCGGCACGGGGTCGGAGTGCGAGGACGGGGAATCCCCTCAAGTAGAGGATGtgtccctcctcctatccctccgcGTGCCGTCCCCCCAGCCCGCCCAAGCGCCCGTCCCCGCCCACGCGCGTAATGACAGCGACGCGAGCAACATGACCACGGAGAGCCAGGAGGTCCAGCTCTCCTTCGAGGAGTCCACCACGCCCGTCACTCCCGTCACACCTGTCACACCTGTCACACCTGTCAACAACGCCCCCCTCCTGGCCCCCCTCAGCTCCCTGGACACGGCGGAGCTCCACGCCATGCTGCGCCAGACGGAGGCGGTGCAGGCGGAGGCCCAGGCGTTGCAGGCGGCGCTGATGGGCGCCTTCACTCCCCCCGAAAACGTCCTGTGCGCCGTCCAGGGAGGCCGTTGGTTCCGCCGGGGCGACTCGACCCGCAGCTCCGCCGAAAGATCCGTCGACGAATTGTCCTGCCACGACCAGTTCCGCGCCCTCGGCAGCCCGCACGACTCCCCGGCCCTGAGGGAGTACCGCAAAAGGGTTTTGACGGAAATTCAGAACTATTACGGCGTCAATCAGGGCACGGGCATGGCGTCTCGCCCCGAGTGGTACAGTTATCTCTCGCGTCATCACCaagaccccccctccccggcaCCGCCACGGCTATCGCCCTTATCTAATCAGGGCAAAGATAAGCTCAGTAAACAATCGGCGCCCCGTCACAGAGGCAGCAGCGGGAAGGCTAGCCCCGGTGTCGCTGCCGCGGTAGCTGGTGGTGCGCGCAAGTCCAGTCGAGATATTTGCATACAGACTGACCCCGCACTCAACACAAGCTGGGAAGAGGACGATCTCACACCTGAGCCACAGGGCcacgcccctcctcccttcattaaGACCCAGGCCGCCCACGAAACCCGGACGCACGCCCACACCACTTCGTCAAGGGCAGTGAGCGCAGGGATGAGTCTACCCCGAGAAGCAGGGGTAGAATCCACAAGGGCTGGCCGCCGCGAAGGTGAAGGCGGGGGTAGTGGAGGGAGGGGCCGGGAGCGAGGCGGTGGACGGGGGGACTCGGCGCTGATCACCCCCCAcctgcctcaccccccctccttccacctgcaCCTCACGCTCAGCAGAGAGACCTCAGTCGCGCAGCCGTCCGACTCGGAGGCGGATGAGAGGCTCTTGGACAACAGTTCCTGTGTTAGTAGTGATTTAGGCGGCGATTCCGCGAGTGATTTCGAGTACCGTGACGACCGCGGCGCGAGTGTGAAGTGCGTGAAGAGTGacttgaaggaggaaaggaagagtgaagatgGTGAGGCGAGTGTGTTAGGAGCGGAGTGTAAGAGGGATCATGGCGGcccaggtgggggggaggaggctcCTAGGTCCCCCCGCATAGCAGCAGCTACCACCGCGCACGCACACCCCAGCCACAACACACGCCCGTCCCCGCCCCAGCCAGCGCCAAGGAGGACCATGAGTGCCTTACGATCACAACACAAGCTTCCCGCCGAGGCCTCACAACCCCAAGAAAATGGCGGTGATCTCGACGCATCGGAGAGAGTTATCCCGTCCGAGGACGCGTCGCAGACAGATTCCCCCGCTGCTCCGATCTCACTTGTCCCCGAGGACGAGAGCCCACCCTCGAGCAGCACCAGCGAGGCCGAGGACACGGATGAGGAGATGCACGTGTCTCGAAGTTACAACATCTCTATAGTCGGTGAAGTTGACGGCGGAAGCGAGACAGAAAATCTCCCTGAAGGTGAGGTTGGCAAACACCTCGAGGCCGAGGAACATGACagttccacctcgtcctccagtGGTAGTGACACAGACGAAGAAAAACACGTTAGCAGAGAGTACACCCTCACTAGGTCCTCCTCGACCGACTCCGGCCTCGAGAAGGCTCACAGCGAAGCCCTCGacgacgaggaagacgaggagagccCGCCCGTGGTTAGCCTCAAGCAGGAGGTCAACGTCATCGAGGCTGTCAATGAAGCAGTCACCGCAGATATTGTTGACACTACCTTTGATGACGTCACGGCCggcgggggtgagggtgaggaggagaaggaggaagaagcaacgGCTGTGGCTGTAAACAAAGTGCTGTGTGATCTTCCTGAGGGCGACGGAGTGGACGGGAACGCAGAGGTGGAAACAACAGATAATAGCGTGGAGGAAAcagtggaaaaagaagaaaatccaaGCCAGCATGTCGAAACCAGGGACGTGCAACAGAGTGAAGCAGTTGCTAGTGTTCGTGAGACCGAGGAATGTAATGATGAATCTGTCAGTGTTTTGGCAGAagccgagggagagggagttgtggtggagggagatggtggggtgaatgagggggagaaagtgCAGAAGAAAACCGAAGTGGCAAGTACTAGTGAAAGTGATGATGTGAGTGTAGAAAAGTGTGAGATGACGAGTGCAGATAATATGGTAGAAGATGAAAAAATGGTGCAAAGTGTAGAGGGTAATGATGGTGCTGTAGTGAGTGTGAATGATGGCGCACGTGTCGAGGGTGACGTAAGTGTTGATAACGCTGACACGAGTACCGAGGCGAGCGCAGTTAGTGAGGCGGAGGCGGCGCTCGCCCAGGATGAAAACACGAGGACTGTCGAGGAGGAGAATGCGATCAGCACCGCGTCTGCTGTTCCCCCCGAAGAAGATAAAACAGTAGCGTCTGGAGGCGCGCAGGACGACAGTGCTAATAATGAGGGTGCTGCTGAGCCCTGTCGAGAAGAGGTCACTGAGTCCTCTAGTCAGGCAGAGGCTGTCCCCGAGGGCTCAGCGCCTCCTGTTGACACCCGGGAGGAGGCGACGCCCGAGGAAGGTCCCGTGAATGAGGAGCCCGCCGTCGCCCAGGGCGGAGACACGAAGCCCGAGGAGGTGCCCTCGGGCTCTCACGGCGACGGGGCTGCGGGCGGCGGTGGGTCGGCCGCGCTTGGTGACGAGGCGGCTGTATGCGAAGAGGGCGAGTCAGAGGCTGGTCCTGCTGCTACGCCCTCAGGAGACGCCTTGACCGTTTCCGCGAGAGAGAGTGAGCCGACGCGAGAAAGTGAAGGGTCGGGGACTGATGCTGAAAGTAACTCCGGCGTGGCAACCCtcagtggcggcggcggcggtgagaGCCCCGAACCTCCTGGCACTAGTGCTGTCGACGCCGGAAGTGTACAAGTGGAACACAGCGCTGCTGCCTCCGCCAACCACACGTCAGTACCACATGACGCGCCTGCGGGCCCGCACACGTCGCCTCTCGCTCTGAGCGCTGACACCGCTAACCCGAAGTCGCAGCCCGAGGATACCGAAGCGCTGCCTTGCGTCGAGAAGGATTCCGCGCAGGAGGACGGCGTGAAGTGTGAAAGTAAAGTGAACAGTGTTGGGAGGGAATCGAGTGAGTCGGGGCACTCCAGCGCGGGCGAAAGCGAGGTGGAGCCCGACGACCAAGGGAACGTTGTGAAGATTAGTGTAACGGAGCAACACCACGATCCTCCTGACGATGGTGTCAGCATTCCTGTGGGCGTGGTGGGCGGTGAGGGCGTAAAGCAGGAAGTGAGAAGATTTGCGGTGCGGCGAGTACGCTCTCCCGAAGTGGTGTCGCGCCACACGCCGCCCGTGCCCTCCAGACGCACCAAACGGTCCTCCTCGTCTGACggcgtctcctcttcctctgacaTCGAGAGATCCGACGCTGACGCCAGTGACTCCGCTGACACCGTGGTGGAAGGTGGAAAGCTGCACGCTGAGCTACGCAGATTCGCGCTCCAGCAGCGGCCCAACCTGCACGACCACGACGACAAGAGTCGTGACTCAGACGGGCCTTCGTCCGCAGATTCCGTCCTCCACGGCGCTGACAGCGAGTCCCAGTGCTCCGACAACAGCGAGGAAGGGAACCTGGTGTCCATCGTGTCCGTGGGAGACGAGGACGACTCCAACACGCGCCTCTCCTCGCACGGCAGGATCTACATTCGCTCCGACTCCACGGACTCGGACGTGCAGATCAAGCCCACGTGCATCGTCGTGACTGGCTCCTCCGGGGCTGAGTCCGGCGATGACGGCGACGCCGACGGTGATGGCATCAACGTAAACAccgagagaaacataaaaaatgaaGGCAACGACGTCACGATTCTGGAGGTGACGAGCGACGGTCGCCGTGGGCACGTCATGTCCGTGCACGTCACGAGCCCGGACTCGTCGCGAAGCACCTCGCCCGCGCGCCGCAGCCAGGTGAGCGAGCTGCAGTCCATGATTCTGACCACGCGGGAGAGGCAGCAGCAGTTCCGGCGATCGCCCACGGAAATGAAGGAGTCGTCCTCCGGCCTCGCCAACTACTTCACCCTCACCCTTGGCACCGACTCGCCGCATGCGCCTCGCCGCTTCAACAAGACCCCGGAGATTCGACGTCGGAAGGTCGACCGGCCCGAAATCGTCGAGTCTCCCGCAACCACGAGTCCCACCAGCCCCAACCCGACGCCGGACCACTCCGAGGGTGACCTCCTTGCCTACGAGGAGCACCACGGCATCGACATCGAAGAGGACTACGCCATTCCTCACGATTATGACTCGGGGGAGGACGCTGAGCGGATCGTGCCC
This region includes:
- the LOC125028656 gene encoding microtubule-associated protein futsch-like; this encodes MFPVLCMIRPRRNATNCMVWRGRRWPYVPEKPACAAWTLHALVPTDTGSLSLTRVVTCADTPTSLAPKGFATTGRPRKPSHNPAGVRRSRSFQVGTTRLEDEFPHLKESLSGQVARYVKELEKGIQMTVENMMPKKPPLPPGETPRALASPSKDSSVSGKSRSLGRRPKDRPAGSPSDASDGSRQELEERSSSSCPHSEPSSGPRHSDTASDIVLDAQRMVPEGDDYKLVFISSDSSKDSELNSSIDSDTSASPSRRVSSASAVNDSDTAGFIDESDWDYFESESQAGRRRKGGGAPRVTAPARVDACVMTEAEYLSGTGSECEDGESPQVEDVSLLLSLRVPSPQPAQAPVPAHARNDSDASNMTTESQEVQLSFEESTTPVTPVTPVTPVTPVNNAPLLAPLSSLDTAELHAMLRQTEAVQAEAQALQAALMGAFTPPENVLCAVQGGRWFRRGDSTRSSAERSVDELSCHDQFRALGSPHDSPALREYRKRVLTEIQNYYGVNQGTGMASRPEWYSYLSRHHQDPPSPAPPRLSPLSNQGKDKLSKQSAPRHRGSSGKASPGVAAAVAGGARKSSRDICIQTDPALNTSWEEDDLTPEPQGHAPPPFIKTQAAHETRTHAHTTSSRAVSAGMSLPREAGVESTRAGRREGEGGGSGGRGRERGGGRGDSALITPHLPHPPSFHLHLTLSRETSVAQPSDSEADERLLDNSSCVSSDLGGDSASDFEYRDDRGASVKCVKSDLKEERKSEDGEASVLGAECKRDHGGPGGGEEAPRSPRIAAATTAHAHPSHNTRPSPPQPAPRRTMSALRSQHKLPAEASQPQENGGDLDASERVIPSEDASQTDSPAAPISLVPEDESPPSSSTSEAEDTDEEMHVSRSYNISIVGEVDGGSETENLPEGEVGKHLEAEEHDSSTSSSSGSDTDEEKHVSREYTLTRSSSTDSGLEKAHSEALDDEEDEESPPVVSLKQEVNVIEAVNEAVTADIVDTTFDDVTAGGGEGEEEKEEEATAVAVNKVLCDLPEGDGVDGNAEVETTDNSVEETVEKEENPSQHVETRDVQQSEAVASVRETEECNDESVSVLAEAEGEGVVVEGDGGVNEGEKVQKKTEVASTSESDDVSVEKCEMTSADNMVEDEKMVQSVEGNDGAVVSVNDGARVEGDVSVDNADTSTEASAVSEAEAALAQDENTRTVEEENAISTASAVPPEEDKTVASGGAQDDSANNEGAAEPCREEVTESSSQAEAVPEGSAPPVDTREEATPEEGPVNEEPAVAQGGDTKPEEVPSGSHGDGAAGGGGSAALGDEAAVCEEGESEAGPAATPSGDALTVSARESEPTRESEGSGTDAESNSGVATLSGGGGGESPEPPGTSAVDAGSVQVEHSAAASANHTSVPHDAPAGPHTSPLALSADTANPKSQPEDTEALPCVEKDSAQEDGVKCESKVNSVGRESSESGHSSAGESEVEPDDQGNVVKISVTEQHHDPPDDGVSIPVGVVGGEGVKQEVRRFAVRRVRSPEVVSRHTPPVPSRRTKRSSSSDGVSSSSDIERSDADASDSADTVVEGGKLHAELRRFALQQRPNLHDHDDKSRDSDGPSSADSVLHGADSESQCSDNSEEGNLVSIVSVGDEDDSNTRLSSHGRIYIRSDSTDSDVQIKPTCIVVTGSSGAESGDDGDADGDGINVNTERNIKNEGNDVTILEVTSDGRRGHVMSVHVTSPDSSRSTSPARRSQVSELQSMILTTRERQQQFRRSPTEMKESSSGLANYFTLTLGTDSPHAPRRFNKTPEIRRRKVDRPEIVESPATTSPTSPNPTPDHSEGDLLAYEEHHGIDIEEDYAIPHDYDSGEDAERIVPFPDEAMFEEDISFDEAHHFNEADEFSGGDSFIENEGDGKFDSMEDGESIHSESYYSESSGDEIMEREDELRGYCNRAIDFTLHTIIEESCEESDYERKPKDEDGAKAAPSELEKYFYYGLGNGPVDSMRYANEESEYSDTFSETSSSIFSEGLDVDSKFDEDIDPAELASSRLEKYFLLRFERQPSIRSVGEDSELHTDESGSVGSDSEGSPSPEQPRKKLVRRPRGFRPGVANRCLATSERADGAPSDGSHHSEGDEVDRTLVSGEDEGSTESEETAFDKADGQFDTIKRRKKKKSSSDYSDKRSDSDKSELRGLEHIDIEHREEICDLKNAEALKSLVQEAEKVTKRVTIECDKNGREKHDEKEEKEGDLADRKYQSRDSGFIGSSDDLLKDKPEDTSKEHKAGMSSESSLEDGEGSRSKDKDQHPLSKGEENKSDSFDNDSNNNKSENEERSGGEGKVSRSSTGSSVDLPPFCPNKARNKICRKDSFNNWSSDEETNMMMSKMRAFFKTMISNTREAPKGQRVKPPQLLAFEAKLTNLMKTVPGINDEQVKEIVEYLSSEDTWSDSYDSSDYTSSDLEGAYALLDQADPEMKSDLQEQISASCQQIIQKFDQSREPSDTDSAHSLFGGRACSESSEDASPSSRDTMFVYQRLMSSISRMKPDSDRGSIGSGSQGASPPLLAKVMHHIGNRLVALMHEVSGGSENGDDDSLSGGHPVTSSPKVPLFIPRKHKSVDSISIDSSVEKSSLTSTSFESEDSPTDTEQSPESDPGTPKARRRQGPLSIISERSSAEDFTSLESERTVFASHDSPRHHARLDAGRPQQATASQRSLEERGVTNIQYFVTEGSNNEVEVWQSVTIDKDKFDVREHHGVPRARRSARRQEARKAKSHMSLEKIHQEEVKTTGERSESLGDLLDRVRSSEFSSSYEQLDSDSTLKASDSLDCHIGSSSSNFRLNASSRGSLTTSSRGSLAASSRGSLNAGSRGSLHGSSGPEEEDEKKHKKLSFFRYGRRSSIPDTSKDRMSPEVRSTTLPRSNPTQVASTASLPRSQSALLNKVPASVTSSAHTHFSSPPSTLDRLTGGTSGPRSARYHAPGYRPPPATTTPKRTVSTPGLPSSLRKDVVSSWAPQDESTGSLDEGVGQKSASPSPLVGSAGRISGRESVASLASSTDNSTATHPDEDIERLLQINERKRNSLTPLGNTLGKRVKAIETLSSLGLKTKSLGNLSRSESMASVCSAGAEGRYGTVVVKGEIELGLQYNYKEGQLEVRVVQCRDLAAVDTKRNRSDPYVKVYLLPDKSKSGKRKTKVKKHTLNPSFDEVLRFTTTMSELDARTLWVSVWHSDMFGRNDFLGEVVIPLADTVFDDVTPKCYPLQEKTEPMDDLSYSPRGDLILALKFVPPDAVTGRKARRSRGALHVLIKEAKSLAAIRPHGTADPVCKGLLLPEKGKASKQKTSVCRKTLNPTWNHTLVFEDTSLQELTERSLELSVWDHDRLGTSQFLGGCRLNLGKGKHGGRPVEWMEAAGMEVKLWEQMLERPNLWVEGSIMLRPSMDKPIYSSSMTE